The following coding sequences lie in one Yoonia sp. G8-12 genomic window:
- the phnD gene encoding phosphonate ABC transporter substrate-binding protein — translation MKKFIAAALATTALATPTFAQEITEFRIGILGGENAQDRMNNYSCMQEYTTEALGVETKLFAPADYNGVIQGLLGGTIDMAWLGASAYAATYLQNPDAVEPVLVKQNLDGSIGYHSIGFARVDSGIEALEDVQGKVFGFGDPNSTSGYLIPSIEIPQATGATMESGDYFGEVKFTGGHEQTIIAVANGDIDAGVTWADAQGEWEDGYNSGALRRAVDAGLVDMNDLQQIWISNVIPEGPVVLRADLPEDVKATMTELVDTLYERDQECAYGVAAGDTLGFVPVTHETYESIVAARQSVIGN, via the coding sequence ATGAAAAAGTTTATCGCTGCCGCGTTGGCAACTACGGCCTTGGCCACCCCTACCTTTGCACAAGAAATTACTGAATTCCGTATCGGCATTCTTGGTGGTGAGAACGCGCAGGACCGTATGAACAACTATTCCTGCATGCAGGAATACACCACCGAAGCGCTTGGCGTGGAAACAAAGCTGTTCGCCCCTGCCGATTACAACGGTGTTATTCAGGGCCTGCTGGGCGGCACAATCGACATGGCATGGCTTGGCGCATCAGCCTACGCCGCCACATATCTGCAGAACCCGGACGCGGTTGAGCCCGTTCTGGTCAAGCAAAACCTTGACGGCTCGATCGGCTATCACTCCATCGGTTTTGCCCGTGTGGACAGTGGTATCGAAGCTCTTGAAGACGTCCAGGGCAAAGTCTTTGGTTTTGGTGACCCGAACTCTACGTCCGGCTATTTGATCCCATCTATCGAAATTCCACAGGCGACAGGTGCTACGATGGAATCCGGCGATTATTTCGGTGAGGTGAAGTTCACCGGTGGCCATGAGCAGACGATCATTGCCGTGGCAAATGGCGACATCGACGCGGGCGTAACTTGGGCTGACGCGCAGGGTGAATGGGAAGACGGCTATAACTCGGGTGCACTGCGCCGTGCGGTTGATGCGGGTCTTGTTGACATGAACGACCTGCAACAGATCTGGATCTCTAACGTGATCCCTGAAGGTCCGGTTGTTCTGCGCGCCGACCTGCCAGAAGACGTCAAGGCGACGATGACCGAATTGGTCGACACGCTTTATGAGCGTGATCAGGAATGCGCCTACGGTGTCGCTGCGGGCGATACGCTTGGCTTCGTGCCGGTCACCCACGAAACATACGAAAGCATCGTTGCTGCCCGTCAGTCTGTGATTGGCAACTAA
- the phnE gene encoding phosphonate ABC transporter, permease protein PhnE, protein MTATDTAGAPSVSDIRESYLAQVGRRRLYSGLVLLIFMVLMVSGFNVADERNAGGFWEGLHQIGDYPGEVLAEAWEKRADLPGLIAKFFPALVETINIAAMSTIIGAIGGLILSLLGTRGLAKWPRLIPLFRRFSDILRAIPEIVIALVLIFILGGGPVPAMIAIALHTAGALAKMFSEVAENADLKPVEGLASTGATWTQRMMLGVLPQVAPNYVSYTLLRFEINIRASAILGFVGAGGLGYELRNAMAWGPGRFDEAAAIFILLFGTIVFFDQVSSRYRNRLTEGQAQ, encoded by the coding sequence ATGACAGCAACAGACACGGCAGGCGCGCCAAGCGTCAGTGATATTCGCGAAAGCTACCTCGCGCAGGTCGGGCGGCGCAGGCTTTACAGCGGTTTGGTGCTGCTGATCTTCATGGTCTTGATGGTGTCCGGTTTTAACGTTGCGGATGAGCGCAATGCAGGCGGGTTCTGGGAAGGATTACATCAGATTGGCGACTATCCCGGCGAAGTTCTTGCCGAAGCATGGGAAAAGCGCGCAGACCTGCCAGGCCTGATTGCCAAGTTTTTCCCAGCTCTTGTAGAGACGATAAATATCGCGGCGATGTCGACGATCATCGGCGCAATTGGTGGCCTGATCCTGTCGCTGTTGGGGACGCGGGGCCTTGCGAAATGGCCACGCTTGATCCCGCTGTTTCGCCGGTTTTCCGACATTCTGCGCGCGATCCCCGAGATCGTGATCGCGCTGGTGCTGATCTTTATTTTGGGCGGCGGGCCCGTGCCGGCGATGATTGCAATTGCGCTACACACCGCCGGTGCACTGGCCAAAATGTTTTCCGAAGTTGCTGAAAATGCCGACCTCAAGCCCGTTGAAGGATTGGCCTCGACAGGGGCGACATGGACACAGCGGATGATGCTGGGCGTCCTGCCGCAGGTCGCGCCGAACTATGTCAGCTACACGCTGCTGCGGTTTGAAATCAACATCCGCGCATCGGCGATCCTTGGCTTTGTTGGTGCGGGCGGCCTTGGGTACGAGCTGCGCAATGCGATGGCATGGGGGCCGGGCCGCTTTGATGAGGCCGCAGCGATTTTCATCCTGCTGTTTGGCACAATCGTGTTCTTTGACCAAGTTTCAAGCCGCTACCGCAACCGTTTGACCGAAGGGCAGGCGCAATGA
- the phnE gene encoding phosphonate ABC transporter, permease protein PhnE, whose amino-acid sequence MSSVDIQATKAHAEDLFRRKLLFAFGLPTLIMVYFTYIFFAFDVPGLVQRANMDNARALTSDIWSHKVHVTRDNRNGEITYEVEGERKGEYPEGARPSWVSGIDVITVDLGGDTVVRFLPDNRTEVNIPGFGLVAAQAEGRTVTTNLPADLPEWINASDRRVAITTPEGRITLTGSRTEVFNYFAGWELFWFTLDSPYHGVGIGQILFGAQIDPDRGNISGAVSDFWHNKMWRHKDIAWAIGETILMAFLGTMGAAMIALPLAFMAAKRFTPILLLRAATRRLFDFVRGVDALIWTVVLARAFGPGPLTGTLAILITDTGTFGKTFSEALENVDDKQIEGVTSTGAKPLQRYRFGVIPQVMPVLLAQVLYFLESNTRSATIIGAITGGGIGLMLTQAIQTQKDWEEVAYYIILIIIMVMLMDWLSGWLRGKLIGTKDG is encoded by the coding sequence ATGAGCTCCGTAGATATTCAAGCCACTAAGGCGCATGCCGAAGATCTGTTTCGCCGCAAGCTTTTGTTTGCCTTTGGTCTGCCCACGCTCATCATGGTCTATTTCACCTACATCTTCTTTGCGTTTGATGTGCCTGGCTTGGTCCAGCGGGCGAATATGGACAATGCGCGCGCGCTGACCTCTGACATCTGGTCCCACAAGGTTCACGTGACCCGTGATAACCGAAACGGTGAAATCACCTATGAGGTTGAGGGCGAGCGCAAGGGGGAGTACCCTGAAGGCGCACGGCCGTCTTGGGTCAGCGGGATAGATGTGATCACGGTTGATCTGGGCGGCGACACGGTTGTGCGTTTCTTGCCTGACAACCGCACCGAGGTGAACATTCCGGGCTTTGGTCTGGTCGCGGCACAGGCCGAAGGCCGCACGGTCACCACCAATCTGCCCGCTGACCTGCCGGAATGGATCAATGCATCCGACCGTCGTGTTGCGATCACCACGCCCGAGGGTCGGATCACGCTCACGGGATCCAGAACCGAGGTCTTCAATTATTTCGCGGGTTGGGAGCTGTTTTGGTTCACGCTCGACAGTCCCTATCACGGCGTCGGTATCGGGCAGATCCTATTCGGCGCACAGATTGACCCAGACCGGGGCAACATCAGCGGTGCGGTTTCGGACTTTTGGCACAACAAAATGTGGCGCCACAAGGATATCGCATGGGCCATCGGTGAAACGATCCTGATGGCATTCCTTGGGACGATGGGGGCTGCGATGATCGCGCTGCCGCTGGCCTTCATGGCCGCCAAACGGTTTACGCCAATCCTGCTGTTGCGGGCTGCCACGCGCCGCCTGTTTGATTTCGTGCGTGGCGTGGATGCGCTGATCTGGACAGTGGTTCTTGCCCGTGCGTTCGGACCGGGGCCGTTGACCGGCACTTTGGCGATCTTGATTACGGACACGGGCACATTTGGTAAGACGTTCTCGGAAGCGCTTGAAAATGTCGACGATAAACAGATCGAGGGCGTGACATCGACGGGTGCCAAGCCTCTCCAACGGTATCGGTTCGGGGTTATCCCGCAGGTGATGCCCGTTTTGCTGGCGCAAGTCCTGTATTTCCTTGAGTCCAACACCCGTTCCGCGACGATCATCGGCGCGATCACGGGTGGCGGGATTGGCCTGATGCTGACGCAGGCGATCCAGACCCAAAAAGATTGGGAAGAAGTCGCCTATTACATCATCCTGATCATCATTATGGTCATGCTGATGGATTGGCTGTCGGGCTGGTTGCGCGGTAAATTAATCGGAACCAAAGACGGATGA
- a CDS encoding DapH/DapD/GlmU-related protein — MPRLSAVDPFIHPDCDITDSTFGAYVEIGRGSRLNNATFGDYAYCDRYADIANARIGKFANIAAFSRIGATDHPLDTAACHHFLYRSADYWDDTTRDEAFFDHRRSRIAHIGHDTWIGAGAMIKPEVTLGDGAVVAAGAVVTKDVYPYTIVAGTPAKPLRLRQPRNIADRLIALAWWDWDHDALRAALDDFRAMKAEAFLEKYEG, encoded by the coding sequence ATGCCAAGACTGAGCGCTGTCGACCCTTTCATCCATCCCGATTGCGATATCACGGATAGCACCTTTGGTGCTTACGTCGAAATCGGACGTGGCAGCAGGCTGAATAATGCGACCTTCGGGGATTACGCCTACTGCGATCGTTACGCCGACATCGCAAACGCGCGAATTGGCAAATTCGCCAACATCGCCGCGTTCAGCCGGATCGGTGCGACGGACCATCCCCTCGACACCGCCGCCTGTCACCATTTCCTTTATCGTTCGGCAGATTACTGGGATGATACGACCCGGGATGAGGCGTTTTTTGACCATCGCCGGTCCCGTATCGCCCACATCGGTCACGACACATGGATTGGTGCAGGCGCCATGATCAAGCCCGAGGTGACTTTGGGTGACGGCGCGGTCGTAGCGGCGGGGGCTGTGGTCACCAAGGATGTTTATCCCTACACAATCGTCGCTGGCACGCCCGCCAAGCCGCTGCGGTTGCGCCAACCGCGCAATATTGCGGACCGCCTCATTGCGTTGGCGTGGTGGGATTGGGACCATGATGCATTGCGCGCGGCATTGGACGATTTTCGGGCCATGAAGGCCGAGGCGTTCTTGGAAAAATACGAAGGCTAG
- a CDS encoding glycerophosphodiester phosphodiesterase family protein, producing MLRIIALTTAALAAAPAVAQTLDRVEYGPRPFYLIDRMEDGPLKDQLQSCQNQEASMSLFSIGHRGAPMQFPEHTVESNRAAALMGAGILECDVTFTEDLELVCRHAQNDLHTTTNILATPLAATCTTPFTPADGDTSASAECRTSEITLDEYRSLRPKMDAADSTATTVEAYLGGTAGWRTDLYSAEPAMLMTHAESIELFRDLGARFTPELKSPSVEMPFNGFTQEDYAQKLVDEYVAAGIPASDVWLQSFNLEDVLYWIEAAPEFGAQAVYLMDEYDIEGYSPMDASTWPNTMEELKAMGVNYIAPPTWMLVTLESGEIVPSELAIQAKAANLNIITWTVERSGPLVNGGGWYYQSIADAVNSDGVMYELIDVLAQDVGVEGIFSDWPATVTYYANCMGLE from the coding sequence ATGCTTCGTATCATCGCACTCACGACAGCAGCGCTTGCCGCGGCACCTGCTGTCGCACAAACGCTGGACCGTGTTGAATACGGCCCGCGTCCGTTCTATCTGATCGACCGGATGGAAGACGGCCCACTGAAAGATCAGTTGCAGTCTTGCCAAAACCAAGAGGCATCCATGTCGTTGTTCTCCATCGGGCACCGTGGTGCGCCGATGCAGTTTCCAGAGCACACGGTTGAATCCAACCGCGCGGCGGCCTTGATGGGCGCGGGCATTCTGGAATGTGATGTGACGTTCACCGAAGACCTCGAACTGGTGTGCCGTCACGCGCAGAACGATTTGCATACAACGACCAACATCCTTGCCACGCCATTGGCCGCGACCTGCACAACGCCGTTCACGCCAGCGGATGGCGACACGAGCGCGTCAGCCGAGTGCCGCACATCCGAAATCACGCTGGACGAATACCGCAGCCTGAGACCCAAGATGGACGCGGCAGACAGCACCGCTACAACGGTTGAGGCCTACCTTGGCGGCACCGCCGGGTGGCGCACCGATCTCTATTCGGCTGAGCCCGCAATGCTCATGACACACGCGGAGTCCATTGAATTGTTCCGCGACCTAGGTGCGCGGTTTACGCCAGAACTGAAGTCGCCCTCGGTCGAGATGCCGTTCAACGGGTTTACGCAAGAGGACTATGCGCAAAAGCTGGTCGATGAATATGTGGCGGCTGGTATTCCGGCGTCGGATGTTTGGTTGCAATCTTTCAACCTCGAAGATGTGCTCTATTGGATCGAGGCTGCACCGGAATTCGGTGCGCAGGCCGTATATCTGATGGATGAGTACGACATTGAAGGCTACTCGCCGATGGACGCATCAACTTGGCCCAACACGATGGAAGAGCTGAAGGCGATGGGCGTCAACTACATCGCGCCACCCACGTGGATGCTGGTCACACTCGAATCTGGTGAAATCGTCCCTTCTGAATTGGCCATTCAGGCCAAGGCTGCGAACCTCAACATCATCACATGGACCGTCGAACGCTCTGGCCCGCTCGTGAATGGTGGTGGTTGGTATTATCAGTCCATCGCAGATGCGGTGAACAGCGACGGCGTGATGTATGAATTGATCGACGTTCTTGCGCAGGACGTTGGGGTTGAGGGCATCTTTTCGGATTGGCCTGCAACTGTGACCTATTACGCGAACTGCATGGGTCTCGAGTAG
- the phnF gene encoding phosphonate metabolism transcriptional regulator PhnF, producing the protein MRDTFSKTPIWQAIAQALRSELAEGRYVPGDKLPTEAALAERFGVNRHTVRHGISALVEEGLIRTRRGAGAFVASTPTDYPIGRKVRFHDNLIAAGRLPEKRVLLVEDRFATIGEAQALAIKAGDPVCSYHGLSLADGQPIAVFESVFPLARTPNISAAFRVQSSVTEALATVGVPDYTRASTRLTAVRAGATHALHLQVIEGDPLLRSSSVNVDLAGSPIEYGRTWFVGDRITLTLEN; encoded by the coding sequence TTGCGTGACACTTTCTCTAAAACGCCGATTTGGCAGGCCATCGCGCAAGCCTTGCGCAGTGAGCTGGCCGAGGGCCGCTATGTGCCGGGCGACAAGCTCCCGACCGAGGCGGCTTTGGCTGAACGGTTCGGCGTCAACCGCCACACCGTGCGCCATGGGATTTCTGCGTTGGTGGAAGAAGGGCTCATCCGCACGCGTCGCGGTGCGGGGGCTTTTGTGGCCTCAACGCCCACCGATTATCCCATCGGGCGCAAGGTCAGGTTCCACGACAATCTGATCGCAGCAGGACGATTGCCTGAAAAACGCGTCCTGTTGGTGGAAGACCGGTTCGCGACGATTGGCGAAGCACAGGCGCTCGCCATCAAAGCGGGTGACCCTGTGTGTTCCTACCACGGGCTATCCTTGGCCGACGGTCAGCCCATCGCAGTGTTCGAAAGCGTCTTTCCATTGGCGCGCACCCCTAACATTTCAGCAGCCTTTCGGGTGCAAAGCAGCGTCACGGAGGCTTTGGCGACCGTAGGGGTGCCAGATTACACCCGCGCATCCACGCGGCTGACAGCGGTGCGCGCGGGCGCGACACATGCCCTGCATTTACAAGTCATTGAAGGTGACCCATTGCTGCGATCCTCCAGCGTGAATGTCGATTTGGCAGGCAGCCCCATCGAGTATGGGCGCACATGGTTTGTCGGGGATCGGATCACACTGACCTTGGAAAACTAA